Proteins encoded together in one Pantoea sp. CCBC3-3-1 window:
- a CDS encoding carbohydrate ABC transporter permease — protein sequence MLSLQQREQRQAWVLLAPMLVMMGLLTAWPLLRTIWLSFTDAALIGTGGPVNYVGMENYRYALTDPDFLASLWRTLYFTVASVALEGIVGVLVALLLNQKFYGRSVLRVLVILPWALPTIVNAMMWRLNFNPDYGSINALLTQLGIIDSYRSWLGSPDSALNAVMLADVWKNYPLVTLLVLAALQSVPEDLFEAARLDGASAFRRFRAITFPAIVGPLSVALILRTIDAFKIFDIIYVMTRGGPVDSTKTLSFFVYQESFSYLRAGSGAAYAILMTLMCSVLIAIYLLMVWRQRRRSTANET from the coding sequence ATGCTCAGTCTGCAACAGCGTGAGCAGCGTCAGGCATGGGTGTTGCTGGCACCCATGCTGGTAATGATGGGCCTGCTTACAGCCTGGCCTCTGCTGCGTACTATCTGGCTCAGCTTTACCGATGCTGCGCTTATCGGCACTGGCGGCCCGGTAAATTATGTTGGCATGGAAAATTATCGCTATGCGCTGACCGACCCGGACTTCCTTGCCTCGCTTTGGCGCACGCTCTATTTCACCGTTGCGTCGGTGGCGCTGGAAGGCATTGTCGGCGTGCTGGTGGCTTTACTGCTCAATCAAAAGTTCTATGGCCGCAGCGTCTTGCGGGTGCTGGTTATCCTCCCGTGGGCACTGCCAACGATCGTTAACGCGATGATGTGGCGGCTGAATTTTAACCCTGACTACGGCAGTATCAACGCGCTACTGACACAGCTGGGGATCATTGATAGCTACCGCAGCTGGCTGGGTTCGCCCGATTCGGCGCTGAATGCCGTGATGCTCGCTGACGTCTGGAAAAACTATCCGCTGGTGACGCTGCTGGTGCTGGCTGCCCTACAGTCGGTGCCGGAAGATTTGTTCGAGGCTGCTCGTCTGGATGGTGCTTCTGCCTTCAGGCGTTTTAGGGCCATTACTTTTCCTGCAATTGTTGGCCCACTCAGCGTTGCGCTGATCCTGCGTACTATCGACGCCTTTAAAATTTTCGACATTATCTATGTGATGACGCGTGGCGGGCCGGTGGACAGTACCAAAACCCTGAGCTTCTTCGTCTATCAGGAATCTTTCAGCTACCTTCGCGCGGGCAGCGGCGCGGCCTATGCCATTCTGATGACGTTGATGTGCAGCGTGCTGATTGCAATTTACCTGTTGATGGTCTGGCGTCAACGTCGTCGGAGTACCGCCAATGAAACGTAA
- a CDS encoding type VI secretion system baseplate subunit TssE has translation MEKKRPWSPTLLQRLLDEEPKKQQESYDAFFFTADNLRAVVQTEIGCLLNNTNIEEQLDENRYPQVIESVINYGVSPLVGKYANHHNWALIEKNIRNALLRFEPRIIPESLLVRPLITKAHPGNNGMVLFEIRGLIYWQPHPIDLCISGAYDTETAKVDLKS, from the coding sequence ATGGAAAAAAAACGGCCCTGGTCGCCCACTTTGCTGCAAAGGTTACTGGATGAAGAGCCTAAAAAGCAGCAGGAAAGTTATGACGCCTTCTTTTTTACCGCCGACAACCTGCGTGCCGTGGTGCAAACAGAGATTGGCTGCCTGCTAAATAACACCAATATTGAAGAGCAGCTGGATGAAAATCGTTACCCGCAGGTTATCGAATCGGTCATTAATTATGGCGTTTCTCCGCTGGTGGGAAAGTATGCTAACCATCATAACTGGGCATTAATTGAAAAGAATATCCGGAACGCGTTATTACGTTTCGAACCAAGAATCATTCCGGAATCGCTGCTGGTGCGTCCCCTGATAACGAAAGCGCATCCCGGAAACAACGGTATGGTGCTGTTTGAAATCCGCGGGTTAATTTACTGGCAGCCTCATCCGATCGACCTCTGTATCAGCGGGGCTTACGATACCGAAACGGCAAAAGTCGATCTGAAATCTTGA
- a CDS encoding polyketide cyclase, whose protein sequence is MLPSQTISLTIPRNWVDLYETIWKPDYFPKWASGLSQSELEQEGNAWKANGPNGAIKIRFTDHNAFGVMDHFIDTGFGKEVYVPMRVIANEEGAEVAITVFRQPLMSDEKFAQDVEWVKRDLHTLHTLLTT, encoded by the coding sequence ATGCTGCCATCGCAAACCATCAGTCTGACGATCCCCCGTAACTGGGTTGACCTGTACGAAACCATCTGGAAACCCGACTATTTCCCCAAATGGGCTTCCGGCCTCAGCCAGTCCGAACTTGAGCAGGAAGGTAACGCCTGGAAAGCTAACGGCCCGAACGGTGCGATCAAAATTCGTTTTACCGATCACAATGCGTTTGGCGTGATGGATCACTTTATCGATACCGGTTTCGGCAAGGAAGTGTATGTGCCGATGCGGGTGATCGCTAACGAAGAGGGCGCAGAAGTGGCGATCACCGTGTTCCGTCAGCCGCTGATGTCTGACGAAAAGTTTGCTCAGGACGTCGAGTGGGTGAAGCGCGATTTACACACTCTGCATACATTGTTAACGACCTGA
- a CDS encoding carbohydrate ABC transporter permease → MKRKLRVLFRYLAALLVAISILAPMLWLFLMSVSSGSDLTRIPLQWLPRQWDFSRYASLLSLTPGQPGQLFLHALGNSILVACGATLVSLLLAIPAAFSFSRYPGREGWLLASLAIYMVPPVAFVLPLYFVLQQLDLLNTHLGLVLVYCSLILPFLTWMLKNQFDALPVDIEQAARLDGLRFWQVLLRITLPLAKPLLGASALFGWLLAWDEFFYALLFTSNLNAQTLPVTIAGFTAGRATDDGLIAAVGILAALPPLLIAVWLQKSLVSGLTSGGSKG, encoded by the coding sequence ATGAAACGTAAACTGCGCGTTCTCTTTCGTTATCTGGCGGCCCTGCTGGTAGCAATTAGCATTCTGGCGCCCATGCTGTGGCTGTTTCTGATGAGCGTCAGTTCCGGCAGCGATCTGACCCGTATTCCACTGCAATGGCTACCGCGCCAGTGGGATTTCAGCCGCTATGCCAGCCTGCTTTCTCTGACACCCGGCCAGCCTGGCCAGCTTTTTCTCCATGCGCTGGGCAACAGTATCCTGGTAGCCTGTGGCGCAACGCTGGTTTCGCTGCTGCTGGCGATCCCCGCCGCGTTCAGTTTTTCACGCTATCCTGGCCGCGAAGGCTGGCTGCTCGCCAGTCTGGCGATCTATATGGTACCGCCCGTCGCCTTTGTGTTGCCGCTGTACTTTGTTTTGCAGCAGCTTGATCTGCTTAACACGCATCTGGGGCTGGTGCTGGTTTACTGCTCGCTAATCCTGCCGTTTCTCACCTGGATGTTAAAAAACCAGTTCGATGCGCTACCGGTAGATATTGAACAGGCCGCCAGGCTGGATGGGTTACGCTTCTGGCAGGTGCTGCTGCGCATCACGTTACCGCTGGCGAAACCGCTGCTGGGTGCTTCCGCGCTGTTCGGCTGGCTGCTGGCGTGGGATGAGTTCTTTTATGCACTGTTGTTTACCAGCAATCTTAATGCCCAGACATTACCGGTGACGATCGCGGGCTTTACGGCAGGCCGCGCCACCGATGACGGGCTGATAGCCGCCGTCGGCATACTCGCTGCGCTGCCGCCGCTGCTGATCGCTGTCTGGTTACAAAAAAGTCTGGTCAGCGGGTTGACCAGCGGTGGAAGCAAAGGCTGA
- a CDS encoding ABC transporter ATP-binding protein has translation MAHVELVKVEKRYGKQTVLSPLDLTIPDGSFTVLVGPSGCGKSTLLRLLAGLDTLSAGAILLDNQQINDLDPADRDIAMVFQSYALYPHLTVAENLAFHMQVKRVKHAEQQSKISRVAEILGISKLLNRYPRALSGGQRQRVAMGRAMVRNPRVFLFDEPLSNLDAQLRMELRAEIKALHQRFKTTTVYVTHDQVEAMTLADQIVVMRDGVIVQQGKPLEIYDSPANTFVARFIGSPPMNLLPGRLETRADRPGVRCHELWFPLPTRWHEPAARQGDKPVLVGLRAQDFRAVTLENQPAAVVKLIEVTGESSLLHVEWQGIPLHVQFIGRVEALPDQAIGLGIDNEKMHLFDAGSGERLI, from the coding sequence ATGGCGCATGTTGAACTGGTTAAGGTAGAAAAGCGTTACGGCAAGCAGACGGTTCTCTCTCCGCTGGACCTGACCATTCCTGACGGCAGTTTCACCGTACTGGTTGGCCCTTCCGGCTGTGGAAAATCCACGCTGCTGCGTTTACTGGCCGGGCTGGATACGCTCTCAGCCGGTGCGATCCTGCTGGATAATCAGCAGATTAACGATCTGGATCCGGCCGATCGTGATATCGCGATGGTGTTTCAGAGTTATGCGCTTTATCCGCATTTGACGGTGGCAGAAAACCTCGCCTTTCATATGCAGGTTAAACGGGTAAAGCACGCTGAGCAGCAAAGCAAAATTTCACGTGTGGCGGAGATTCTGGGCATCAGTAAGTTGTTGAACCGCTATCCACGAGCGCTGTCTGGCGGACAACGCCAGCGCGTGGCGATGGGCCGGGCGATGGTACGCAATCCTCGCGTGTTTCTCTTCGATGAGCCGCTGTCGAATCTGGACGCGCAGCTACGTATGGAGCTGCGGGCAGAGATCAAGGCGCTGCATCAGCGATTCAAAACCACCACGGTTTACGTCACCCACGATCAGGTTGAAGCCATGACGCTGGCCGATCAAATCGTGGTGATGCGCGATGGCGTTATCGTGCAGCAGGGCAAGCCACTGGAAATTTATGATTCGCCTGCCAACACTTTTGTCGCACGTTTTATTGGCTCACCGCCGATGAATCTGCTGCCAGGCCGGCTGGAAACGCGCGCCGACAGGCCAGGCGTTCGGTGTCACGAGCTGTGGTTTCCGCTGCCAACCCGCTGGCATGAGCCCGCAGCACGTCAGGGAGATAAACCGGTTCTCGTCGGTTTGCGCGCGCAGGATTTCCGCGCCGTCACCCTCGAAAACCAGCCTGCGGCCGTAGTGAAACTCATTGAAGTGACGGGGGAATCCAGCCTGCTGCATGTTGAATGGCAGGGCATCCCGCTGCACGTTCAGTTTATTGGCCGTGTTGAAGCCCTGCCCGATCAGGCTATCGGGCTTGGCATCGACAATGAGAAGATGCACCTGTTCGACGCCGGAAGCGGCGAGCGGCTCATCTGA